The following proteins come from a genomic window of Crassostrea angulata isolate pt1a10 chromosome 1, ASM2561291v2, whole genome shotgun sequence:
- the LOC128176003 gene encoding uncharacterized protein LOC128176003 isoform X2 — translation MVESLLVMFSRIWIYFMRHNDENQKKINELQKEVLILKQKNDLKTSDLLEVTQQLQKLSQAKLAPNHLSGDICQYVDEQCPRKSREDRQTAHTIAFSAYIDHLGGNNHVGNTLLYNKVLGNYGNGYDTNTGIFTAPETGIYAFLWVTQVHHGSWCSTRMLRNGFILSMTASYAKAASTSLTESGSGTGFLITYMNQGDTASVEMNNPTGTPCNIVSNDKGITTFSGWKIARI, via the exons ATGGTGGAGTCCTTGTTAGTGATGTTCTCCAG AATTTGGATTTACTTTATGAGACACAATGATG AAAACCAGAAAAAGATCAATGAACTACAAAAAGAAGTCCTGATATTGAAACAGAAGAATGACCTCAAGACCTCTGACCTCCTTGAGGTAACTCAGCAGTTACAGAAGCTTTCTCAAGCAAAACTGGCTCCAAACCATCTCTCTGGTGACATCTGTCAATATGTGGATGAGCAGTGTCCTAGAAAATCTCGTGAAG ACAGACAAACGGCCCACACTATTGCCTTCAGTGCCTACATAGACCACTTAGGTGGAAATAATCACGTTGGAAACACGCTCCTTTACAACAAAGTCCTGGGTAACTATGGCAACGGCTATGACACCAACACTGGAATCTTTACAGCCCCTGAAACCGGTATCTATGCTTTTCTCTGGGTAACTCAGGTTCACCATGGCAGCTGGTGCAGCACCAGAATGTTAAGAAATGGCTTCATTCTCAGCATGACAGCCTCTTATGCTAAAGCTGCCAGCACCAGTTTGACAGAGAGTGGGTCTGGGACGGGGTTTCTCATAACCTACATGAACCAGGGAGACACAGCTTCTGTGGAAATGAACAACCCTACTGGCACACCTTGCAATATCGTCAGCAATGACAAAGGCATTACTACTTTCTCTGGGTGGAAAATTGCTAgaatttga
- the LOC128176003 gene encoding uncharacterized protein LOC128176003 isoform X1, with protein MHCVLTLFILSCVGTFFLVHGNINSEIADEIQKHVSPILAKYSELETINLENQKKINELQKEVLILKQKNDLKTSDLLEVTQQLQKLSQAKLAPNHLSGDICQYVDEQCPRKSREDRQTAHTIAFSAYIDHLGGNNHVGNTLLYNKVLGNYGNGYDTNTGIFTAPETGIYAFLWVTQVHHGSWCSTRMLRNGFILSMTASYAKAASTSLTESGSGTGFLITYMNQGDTASVEMNNPTGTPCNIVSNDKGITTFSGWKIARI; from the exons ATGCATTGTGTTCTAACTCTGTTCATTTTGAGTTGTGTTGGTACTTTTTTTTTGGTCCATGGAAACATTAATTCTGAAATAGCAGATGAAATTCAGAAACATGTCTCTCCAATATTGGCCAAATACTCTGAGCTGGAAACTATCAATTTAGAAAACCAGAAAAAGATCAATGAACTACAAAAAGAAGTCCTGATATTGAAACAGAAGAATGACCTCAAGACCTCTGACCTCCTTGAGGTAACTCAGCAGTTACAGAAGCTTTCTCAAGCAAAACTGGCTCCAAACCATCTCTCTGGTGACATCTGTCAATATGTGGATGAGCAGTGTCCTAGAAAATCTCGTGAAG ACAGACAAACGGCCCACACTATTGCCTTCAGTGCCTACATAGACCACTTAGGTGGAAATAATCACGTTGGAAACACGCTCCTTTACAACAAAGTCCTGGGTAACTATGGCAACGGCTATGACACCAACACTGGAATCTTTACAGCCCCTGAAACCGGTATCTATGCTTTTCTCTGGGTAACTCAGGTTCACCATGGCAGCTGGTGCAGCACCAGAATGTTAAGAAATGGCTTCATTCTCAGCATGACAGCCTCTTATGCTAAAGCTGCCAGCACCAGTTTGACAGAGAGTGGGTCTGGGACGGGGTTTCTCATAACCTACATGAACCAGGGAGACACAGCTTCTGTGGAAATGAACAACCCTACTGGCACACCTTGCAATATCGTCAGCAATGACAAAGGCATTACTACTTTCTCTGGGTGGAAAATTGCTAgaatttga